The following proteins are co-located in the Candidatus Electrothrix rattekaaiensis genome:
- the rplO gene encoding 50S ribosomal protein L15 — MLTLNNLSPNKGARKAKKRVGRGPGSGLGKTAGRGHKGARSRSGYTAKPGFEGGQMPLHRRLPKRGFTNIFKTTYKIISLSDLDTFDDGATVDRQALLDAGLVTERDTMIKILANGEISKKVQVEVDKVSRGAQEKIIAAGGTVKE, encoded by the coding sequence ATGCTGACCCTGAATAATCTTTCTCCGAATAAAGGTGCCCGAAAAGCAAAGAAAAGAGTTGGCCGTGGACCTGGAAGTGGTCTCGGCAAAACTGCTGGCCGTGGCCATAAGGGTGCTCGTTCTCGATCTGGATATACCGCAAAACCAGGTTTTGAGGGTGGTCAGATGCCCCTTCATAGGCGTTTGCCGAAACGTGGTTTTACCAATATTTTTAAAACCACCTATAAGATTATTTCTTTATCTGATCTTGATACATTTGATGATGGTGCCACTGTTGACAGACAGGCCCTGCTGGATGCGGGCCTTGTCACGGAGCGTGATACCATGATTAAGATTCTTGCCAATGGTGAGATTTCAAAAAAAGTTCAGGTCGAAGTTGATAAAGTTAGCCGGGGAGCCCAAGAAAAGATTATTGCGGCGGGCGGCACAGTAAAGGAATAA